A window from Limanda limanda chromosome 14, fLimLim1.1, whole genome shotgun sequence encodes these proteins:
- the zgc:165604 gene encoding immunoglobulin superfamily member 11, with the protein MGSCGGWMLWTLCASFTALETAALRVTMREESVEVVRGDFVVLPCSFFTSSPLSRLNIIWTLAPVSSPETPIQVIVYDHGQVIEDPALTGRVGFTGIPWSADIVLNDTRVSDAGVYRCMVNNPPEAAAAGIGELVLNVLEPPSLPMCQWDGDIDLGGSVTLTCSVTEGVPTPEIHWDKLNPEEISLPINMEGDLSGYVQIINVSSQTSGLYRCSATNVLGTENCYVNLSIYTPPERSSGILQGVLLTLSMTLVLLALLLLVMWLHRTGQDGRWREGKEEDEEYNEIRYTPSLMKRSFV; encoded by the exons ATGGGTTCTTGTGGAGGATGGATGCTGTGGACCCTGTGTGCGAGCTTCACTGCTCTGGAGACTG CTGCACTCAGGGTGACCATGAGGGAGGAGAGTGTGGAGGTGGTTCGGGGAGATTTTGTCGTCCTGCcctgctccttcttcacctccagcCCCCTCTCCAGACTCAACATCATCTGGACCCTGGCCCCCGTCTCCAGCCCAGAAACACCAATACAG GTGATTGTGTACGACCATGGTCAGGTGATTGAAGACCCCGCCCTCACTGGCAGGGTGGGTTTTACAG GAATCCCCTGGAGTGCAGATATTGTCCTGAACGACACACGAGTATCAGACGCTGGTGTTTACCGCTGCATGGTCAATAACCCCCCcgaggcagcagctgctggtaTAGGAGAGCTGGTGCTCAATGTTCTGG AGCCTCCTTCTCTGCCCATGTGCCAGTGGGACGGAGACATCGACCTGGGAGGAAGCGTCACGCTGACCTGCTCCGTGACAGAGGGCGTCCCCACTCCTGAGATCCACTGGGATAAACTGAACCCGGAGGAAATCTCACTGCCCATCAACATGGAGG gggaTCTGTCAGGCTACGTCCAAATCATAAACGTGTCCTCTCAGACGTCTGGCCTGTACCGCTGCTCTGCCACCAACGTCCTGGGAACAGAGAACTGCTATGTCAATCTGTCCATCTACACCC ccccGGAGAGATCGTCTGGCATCCTGCAGGGCGTGCTGCTGACCTTGTCCATGACCCTGGTGCTGctggcgctgctgctgctcgtgaTGTGGCTCCACCGCACAGGGCAGGatgggaggtggagggagggcaaagaagaggacgaggagtACAACGAGATACGATACACGCCGTCACTCATGAAGCGCTCGTTTGTTTGA